The Gemmatimonadota bacterium DNA window GAACAGGTACCCGGCCACCCGTGCGCCCGTGAGCAGGGTCGACTGGATCGCCAGCGACGGCTCTTTGCGCGAATCGGAGCGGTGGGGGGGGCTCACGGATCGGAGATTCGGATGTCGTGGGGGCGGAACGCGGAGGCGGCGGCCTGCGGAGCGGGGAGGGTAGCGGCAATGGCCGTGCCCCTCCGGATGTCCCGTGACGACGGCGTTCTCCGGGGGCCAGTGTAGGCAGCGCGCGGCGTCCGCGCGACACCCGTCGTCCAGCCGCGGCGGGGACATCCCGGCCGCGGCGTCCGTCGCGGGCCCGCGGTACGATCCTTGAATCGCGACGATCCTTTCCATGGGGGCCGGGTATTGGGCCCGCCACCACGACCTCCACTCAGCGGGAAGCGAGCGTCCATGCGGTCCAAGCGAGCCTGGCGTCTCCTCGGCGTGCTGTTCGTGTTCGGGACGGGGGGAGCCCCTCTCGCCGCCCAGAGCATCTCCGGCGGCGCAGTCGAGGGACGGATCATCGACGCGCTCGGAGATCCGATCTTCGACGCCGAGGTGACCCTGATCGCCCAGTCCTCGGGAGCCCAGTATCGAACGGTTTCGTCGCGCGGTGGCGACGTGCTCATCAGCGCCCTCCCGCCGGGGGACTACGATGTGCGCGCGGAGGCCATCGGCTACCGGCCACGCCTGGTCCGCGGGGTTCCGGTCCGACCCGGAAGCCCCTCGCGCTTCACCGTGCTGCTCGAGCCGGAGGCGCCCCCCGTGACCCGGGTGGACACGGTGGCGTTCGCCGGCGGAGCGGCCGGCTGGATCCGCCCGGGTACGGGCCGCTGGCTCTCCCGCTTCGAGCTGAACGACCTGCCCGACCACGGCCGCACGCTCGCCGACCTCACGCGCTTCTCCTCGCGGTTCTCGGACGATCTCCAGGGCGAGGGGCTGCCCACACGCTTCACGCGCTTCTACGTGGACGGCGTTCCGGTGGAGGGAGCGCGGCTTCCCGGTGGGTCGGGCGATCCGCTGGCAGCCTTGATGCTCCCGCGCTCGGCGTTCACCGGTGCGGAGATCATCTCCGGCGACCCGGATGTGGAGTGGGTGGACTGGGGGGGCACGATCGTGTCCGGCCTGACGCGCGCAGGCGGGGATCGCGGCGAGGCCGAGGCCTTCGGCGACTACACCGGCGGCCCGCTGTGGACCTCCAGCGCCTTCGAGGGGGACGTGCCTTCGAGCCGCAGCATCCGCGGCGGGGGTGTGGTCAGCCTCCCGATCGTGCCGGACACCACCCATCTGGTCGTGGGCGTGGAAGGCTGGAGCCTGGAGACGCCCCGACCGGCCGTTCTGGGTACCCCGTTCGCCGGAGCGCCGGCCGAGCTGGGCCAGCCCTACCTGGAGCCGTTCGAGGCCGTCACCGCCTTCGGTCGGCTGGACTGGACGCTCCGGGGCGGGAACCGCTTCCACATCCGCGCCAACGCGGCGTCGCTCCTGGGCCCGGACGGGGCCGGCATCGGCACGCCGTTCGCGCCGGGGGCGCCCGGGGCGACGGAAGGGCAGGACGCCAGCGTCGGCGCCGGCGTCTACGCCGGCGTGGGCCGCAACCTCGCATTGGAGGCGCGCCTCTCGCTGGAGACCAGCACCCGCACCGGCCTGGGCTCGCCCGGCCTGGGCGGCGCCGACTTCCCCGCCACGACGCTCGCCACCGTCGGCCTTCCCATCGGAACGGATCCGGCGCTTCCCTCCGAGGTGGTGCGTACCGCCGTCACCCTGGCGCCTACGCTGCACTATGACCGGGGCGCCCATCAGATCAAGGGCGGCGGTCGTCTGGTCGTTCCGCGCTACACCTACACGGGGACCACGGACGCCGCCGGTCGCTTCGTCTTCGGCGGCACGGACGGCATCCTGTCCGGAGAAGGGGCCTGGTTCGGGGCGGACGGCGATGCCGCCACGTCCGAGTTCACCATGCTGCGCCTGGTCGGCTACATCCAGGACCGCTGGACGGTCGCCCCCGGGCTGGCCGTGACGCTCGGTCTGCAGTCCACGACCGAGTACCTGCCCGAATCCACCTGGAACACCAGCCTGGTCTGGGACTCCTTGACCGCGATGGGCAGCGATTCGGTGTCCCGGCTGTCGGGACTGGGGACGCGCTTCGGCTTCGAATGGGACGTGGGGGCCCAAGGCACCACCGTGCTCCGCGGCGCCGCCGGCCTCTCCTTCGCGCCGCTCGATCCCTACGACGTGCACCAGCTGCTCGTCGGCGATGGTCGCGTGAGCGTGCGTCAGGCCTTCAACGGGCTGGACACGTGGCCGGACGCACCGTCGGGCTCGAATGTCTTCACCACCCCCCGCGTGGCCCTGCTCGGACCCTCGTTGGAGATGCCGCGCACCGCCCGGGGGAGCGTCGGGCTCAGCCGCACGCTGGGCGCCGGGACGGCCGTCCATCTCGCCGGTGTCTTCCGCCGCACGGAGCACCTGCAGCGGTGGGCGGACCTGAACCTGGCGCTGCCGTCCGGCACCACGGACCAGCTCGGACGTCCGATCTACGGGACGTTGGGGAAGTCGGGTGCGCTGGTCCGCTCGCGCCTGACGCTCAACCGTCGCTTCCCGGGCGTGGAGCGCGCGCTGGCCCTGAACACGGACGGGTGGTCCCTGTACTCGGCAGGCACGGTCGCGATCGACCGGCACTCCCCCCGTACGGACTTCTTCGCGTCGTACACGTATTCCCAGACCGAGGACAACCTGGTGGGCGCCCGTCTGGGATCCGTGGACGCCACCCTGGATCCGGGCCTGATGTCCGGAGGCGATCCCTGGGCGGAGGGTCGCTCCGACTTCGACGTGCCGCATCGCTTCGTGGCCGGTCTGGGTCTGCGACTGCCCGTCCTGGCGGGCGCCACGGTGGCGGCGACCTACCGCTTCCGCTCCGGGGATCCGTTCACCCCGGGCTTCCGCCCCGGCGTCGATCCGAACGGGGACGGTGCCGACCGCAACGACCCCGCCTTCGGTGGAGGTCCCGATGCGGCGGCCCTGCTCTCGGAGTACACCTGCGAAGCCGCGCCGTCCGGGCAGCCCTTCGCGCGCAACGCCTGTCGCGGACCCTCGCAGCAAGGACTCGACCTGCGCCTGCGCGTGACCGTGTTCCAGCTCGGAGGGCGCGCGGCCGAGCTGACGTTCGACGCGCTGAACCTCATCGAGTCGGAGTCCGGCCTGCGCGACACCGCGTTGCATCTGGTCGATCCCGATGCGTCGCTGGTGCGCGCGGGAACCGAGACCGTGATCCCCCTGCTCGCGAACCCTGATTTCGGCACCCTGCTGGTCCGCCACGATCCGGGTCGCTTCTTCCGCATCGGACTTCGCATCGGAGGCTCGCGATGACGCGCGCACGTTGGTTCGGGATGCGGCTGGCGGCGCTCGGCGTCGCGGTCGCGGCCTTCGCCTGCCAGACGCCGGAGACCGGCGACATCCTGGAGGTGCAGGCCACGGGGACCGTCCAGGGGCGGGTCTACTTCGACGCGAACGCCAACCGGCGCGAGGACGCGACGGATCCCTCCGTCCCCGACATCCCCGTACAGCTCTCCGTGCGCGGATCGCGCGAGCCGGTGGCCACACAGATCAGCAACGCACAGGGACAGTACCAGTTCGTGGACCTGCCCGTCGGATCCTACTGGATCGACGTCGACTCGACGGTGCTGGGCGACACGCTGTTCGTGCTCGACGCCGACACGGCCCGCGTCGACGTGCGGCCGGGCGCCACCCCCACGAAGGGCGTGGGCCTGTCGCTCGCCAAGGTGTCCATCGCGGAGGCGCGCACCCTACCCGCGGGAAAGAAGGTCACCATCGAAGGGTTCGCGCTGAATTCGCGCACGGTCTTCGGGGACAGCACCGTGCATCTCAGTGACGGCCCGAACGCCATCCGCACCATCAACGTCTTCCGGGCCGGCATCCAGCAGGGGGACAGCGTGCGGCTGACCGGACGGACGGGCACCTTCATGGGCCAGCCGGTGCTGGACGGCGTCACGACGCAGATCCTTGCGACCACGGGGACGCCCCAACCCACCGTGGTCTCGACGGCTTCCGCCGCCAACGCGGTCGGCGGAACGCGCGACGCCAACCACGTGCAGGTGCGGGATGCGGTGGTGGTCGATACCGTGACGGTGCAGACCGGCGACCGGATCGTCCGCGTCAACGATGGCTCGGGCGTGCTGGAGGTCGTCTTCGACGAGGCCATCACGTTCAACCTGCCCTGGTTGTTGCCCGATTCCGTGCCCGCCCGGCTGACGGGTGTGCTGGTGCCGACCGGCACGGGTGCCTGGCAGATGAAGCCGCGCTCCCAGGCGGACATCGTCCGCTGATCCGCCGCTCCCTCCGCTCCGCCGCCCCGCGGAGGGCCGGGTGAGCGAGGTGCGGGGTCGCGCGGCCGCGGCCCTGCTGCTGCTGGCCGTTGCGGAGCTGCTGGGGATGGGGGTCTGGTTCACCGCCAGCGCCCTGTCCCGGGAGCTGGGGGTGGCCCTCGCGTTGGATCCGGGCGCCGTGAGCTGGCTCACGGCCCTCGTACAGCTCGGGTTCGTCACGGGCACGGCACTCGCCGCAGTGCTGAACCTCGCCGACGTGATGCCGGCCCGGCTCTACTTCGCGGGCTCCGCGCTGCTCGCGGCGGTCGCCAATGCCCTGCTGGTGATCGCCCCCTCCTTCGAATCCGCGGCCGCCAGCCGCGTCGCCACCGGTGTGTTCCTGGCCGGTGTCTACCCACCCGCCATGAAAATGGCCGCGACGTGGTTCCGGTCCGCGCGGGGTCTTGCCATCGGCACCGTCGTGGGCGCGCTGACGCTCGGGAAGGCGCTCCCGTTCCTCGGGGTGGGCCTGGAGCGCTTCGGGTGGCAGGGGGTGGTGCTGGCGGCCTCGGGAGGGTCTGCCCTGGCAGGCCTGATGGTCCTCATGCTGTACCGCGACGGACCGTATGCCTTCGAACGCCGCCCGTTCTCCTGGCGCCTCGTCGGAGCGGTGGCGCGCGACCGGGGCGTGCGCCTCGCCACGGCCGGATACCTCGGGCACATGTGGGAGCTGTACGCCATGTGGACCGCGATCGCGCTCTTCTTCGCCGACGCCCTGACCGGCCGCGGGATCTCCAACGCCGGCCTTCCCAGCGTGCTGGCCTTCGCGACGCTCGCGGCCGGGGCGGTGGGCTCCATCGTGGCCGGGCTCGGGGCCGACCGCTGGGGCCGCGAACGTGTGGCCGCGGGCGCGATGGCCGCGAGCGCCTTGTGCGCCCTCAGCGTCGGCTGGCTCGAACGCGCGCCCCTGTGGGTGCTGGTGCCGCTCACGCTGGTGTGGGGCCTGACGGTCGTGGCCGATTCGGCGCAGTTCTCGGCGCTCGTCACCGAGGTGGCGCCGCGGCACGCTGCGGGCACCGCGCTGACGCTCCAGACCTCGCTGGGCTTCCTGCTCACGATGGTGACGATCCAGGCCACTCCGTGGGCGGCTCAGCGCTTCGGGTGGGGCCCGGCCTTCTCGGCGCTGGCCATCGGTCCGCTGCTCGGCATCATCGCGATGGTCCGGCTGGAGGGGATGCGGCGGCGCGCCGCCGCACCCCCGGTGGGGTGACCACCCGCTCCAGCACGGCGAGCGCGCCGTCCACGACCAGGGCCAGGAGCGCGGCCGGGACCGCGCCGGACAGGATGAGCCGCGTGTCGGACAGCGCGAGGCCGGCGACGATCGGATCTCCGAGGCCACCGGCGCCGATGAAGGCCGCCAGCGTGGCCGTGCCCACGTTGATGACCGCCGCCGTGCGGACCCCGGCCATGATCACCGGGGCGGCCAGTGGGAGGCGGACGTGCCGCAGCGTCTGGTACGGCGTCATGCCCACGGCCCGCGCGGCGGCGACGGCCGTGGGGCTGGCGCCGGTCACGCCGGTGTACGTGTTCCGGACGATGGGAAAGATGGAGTAGAGGAAGAGGGCGACGATCGCGGGCAGGACGCCGATGCCGAGCAGCGGGATCATGAACGCGAGCAGCGCGATGCTGGGAAGGGTCTGCAGCGTGCCCGTGGCCCGGATCACCGTCTCGGCCAGGCCCGGCGCGCGCTCGAGCGCGAGGCCCAGCGGGAGGGCGAACGCGAGCGCTGCCAGGAGCGACGTGCCCACCAGGAAGAGATGGCGCAGCGTGTTCTCGACGATGTCGTCCCGCTGACCCCCCACCCAGGCGAGCCAGGAGGTGCGGGGCGGGGCGGAGGCCGAGGCCTCCTCGCGGGCGTCCAGCACGCCGATCTCGTCCAGCAGCCAGGCCGCGGCCTGGGCGGGGCTCTCCCCGTCCACCTCCACCCGGCGATTCGCCGCCCGCATCCGTTCCACGTCCAGCCGCCCGCTGAGCCGCGTCAGCTCCGCCACCGCACCCGGTTGTCCGCTCCAGAGGCGGTTGCTCACCACCGCGCTGGCTTCGTAGGGAGGGAAGAAGGCGCGATCGTCCTCGAGCACCACGAGGCCGTAGCGGTCGATCAGGCCATCGGTGGAGTAGCCGTCGATCACGTCCACCCCGCGCTCCACCAGGGCGCGGTACTTCACCGCCTGGAGGAGGGAGCGCTCGGCGGCGAAGCGCAGGTCGTAGGCCGTGCGGAGCCCCGGCAACCCGTCCGGCCGTCCCAGGAAGTCCGGGGAGAACCCCCCCACCAGGTCCGGCGCGTGTCGCGCGAGATCGGAGAGCGTGCGCAGACCCAGGGAGTCGGCGGTCTCGGGCCGTACGGCGATGGCGTACGTGTTCTCGAAGCCCAGCGGGGGCAGCCAGTGCACGCCGTGGCGCCGCAGCGATTCGGAGGCCACGCGGCCGTACACGCGCGCGGGATCGCCTCCCGGCGGCTCGCCCAGCACGGCGAGCAGCCCGGTCCCCGTGTACTCGGGGTAGACGTCGGCGTCCCCGCGCGTGACGGCGGCGTACGCGATCTCCGTGGCCCCGAGGCCGGGCCGGCGCGCGACGGCGAAGCCCCGGGCCTCCAGGAGCTGGGCGAACACCTCGGCCAGCACGAAGGACTCCGCGAAGGGCTTCGAGGCCACGGTGACGGAAGCGGGCGTCTGCTGCGCGCTCGCGACCGGTGGAGGGACCGAGGCCGCGGCGAGAAGGCCGGTGAGCGCCGTCGCGGCCAGGCGGCTCACGCGTCGAGCCCCGCGCTGTGCAGGAGCGTGGCCACGTACGGCGTGGCCGGCTGCGCCGCGAGAACCGGGGCCGACGCCTCCTGCTCGATCCGGCCGGCGCGGAACACCGCGATGCGATCGGCCAGCAGGAATGCCTCACGCAGGTCGTGCGTGACCAGCAGCGCGGCCACCTGGAGCCGGCGGCGCAGTGCGCCGAAGGCCTCCTGTTGCTCGGCGCGGGTGATGGCGTCGAGCGCGCCGAACGGCTCGTCCAGGAGCAGCACGTCGGGACGGGCGGCCAGGGCGCGCGCGAACGCCGCCCGTTGGCGCTGACCGCCGGAGAGCTCACCCGGGAAGCGCTCGCCGAATCCGGACGCGGGCAGCCCGACCAGATCCAGCGCGTCGCGTGCGGCCGCCTCGGCGTCGGGCCGGCCGAGGAGCCAGGGAACCGTGGCCGCGTTGCGGAGCACCGACCAGTGCGGCAGCAGCCCCCCTTCCTGCGGGACGTAGCCGATGGAGCGGCGGAGCCGGTGCGGATCCAGCGTCGAGACGTCCTCGCCGTTGGACCACACGCGCCCCCGGTCCGGCCGCAAGAGGCGGTTGAAACAGGTGAGGAGCGTGGTCTTCCCCGAGCCGCTCTCCCCGACCAGCGCGACGCACTCTCCTCGCTCCACGGTGAGCGAGACGTCATCCAGCGCGCGGACCGGACCGAACGCGTGTGTTACATGCTCGGCGCGTAGCGCCGGAACCGACGAGGCCATCCGGTAGTTTAGTAGGATCGGGGAGCGGGCCGCGACGGCACCGCCGAAGCCGTCGACGCGAGGAAGGCCGCAGGAATGCCCCAGCTGCAGGAAGGACGTCCGCTGGCGGCGGGCGAGATCGTGGACCTCCTGAGCGAGGCCCGCGCCCGCACGTGGTTGCTGGTGTCCACGCTCGAGCCGGAGGACCTCCGGCGTCAGCACGATCCGCTGATGAGTCCGATCCTGTGGGATCTGGGGCATATCGGGCACTTCGAGGAGGTCTGGCTGCACGAGAAGCTGGGCGGCGGCTCCGCCACCGGGGACGGCGAGGGGCTACGCGGCATCTACAACCCCTTCGAGAACCCCCGTGCCTCGCGCGATCGGCTGGCGCTTCCCACCGCCGCCGAGCTGCAGACGTACCTGGGCGAGGTTCGGCGGCGGGTCGAGGAGCGGTTGCGGCGCGCGGACGCGCAGGGCGATCCGGAGTTGTTGGCGGAGGGATACGTCTACCGGTTGGTGTTGCAGCACGAGTACCAGCACAACGAGACCATCCTGCAGACCCTGAAGCTCAAGCAGGGAAGGGAATGGATGCCACCGCGGGTGCGGGCCTTCCCGGACGCGCTCGAGCGCGCGCGTGAGCTGGAGGGCGCGATGGTGCGCATCGAGGGAGGACGCGTCGACATCGGTACCGACGACCGCTCCGCGGCCTACGACAACGAGCGACCCTGTCACACGGTCGAGCTCCAGCCCTTCGAGATGGACGTGGCGCCCGTCAGCAATCGGGCGTTCGCGCGCTTCGTGGATGCGGGTGGCTATCACGACGCGTCGCTGTGGTCGTCGGCGGGGTGGGCCTGGCGCGAGCAGGAGGGGCTCGAGGCGCCTCGGTTCTGGGTCCGGGACGGCGACACGTGGGGGGAGCGGCGCTTCGACCGTCTGGGGCCCCTCCGGGCGGATCATCCCGTCTGTCATGTCTCCCACCACGAGGCCGCGGCCTACGCGCGCTTCGTGGACCGGCGCCTGCCCACCGAACACGAGTGGGAGGCGGCCGCGACCTGGGACGGCTCCGCCGGCCGGGCGCGGCGCTTCCCCTGGGGAGACGATCCCCCGGATGGGTTGCGGACCAACCTGGATGCGCTGGCGTTCGACACCGCGCCTGTCGGTGCCTTTCCGGAAGGCGCAGCGCCGTCGGGCTGCGAACAGATGATCGGCGATGTCTGGGAGTGGACCGCGAGCGACTTCGAAGCCTACCCGGGCTTTCGTGCCTTTCCATATCGCGAGTACTCCGAGGTGTTCTTCGGAGACGAGTACAAGGTGCTGCGCGGCGGTTCCTGGGCCACGCGGCCCGGTGCCATCCGGGGCACGTTCCGCAACTGGGATTACCCGATCCGCCGGCAGATCTTCGCCGGTTTCCGGTGCGCACGCGATGTCGGCTGAGCGCGTGGCGCTGCTGGAAGGACTGTCGGCGACCCCGAAGCGGGTGTCGTCCAAGTACTTCTACGACGAGCGCGGATCGGAGTTGTTCGAACGCATCACGGAGCTGCCGGAGTACTACCCCACCCGCACGGAGCGCGCGCTGCTCGAGACGTGGGCACCCGAGCGACTCCCGCTGCTGCGCCCGGTGCGGCTGGTGGAGCTGGGTGCGGGGAGCGCCGAGAAGACCGAGCTGCTCCTGGACGTGCTCGTGCGCCAGGCACGCGAGCGCGGCTCACCGGCCTGCTACGTCCCGGTGGACGTCAGCGGCGACTTCCTGGAGCGGACGGCCGAGCGGTTGCGCAGGCGTTGGCCCGACCTTCGGGTGGAGCCGCTCGTCGCCGACATCACGGCGCCGCTCCCGTTGGAGCCCGCCCGCGAAGGGGCGAGCCTGGTGGCCTTCCTCGGCAGCACGATCGGCAACTTCCACGCCGATCAGGCGGCGCGCCTGTTGGCGCGGGTGCGCGCGACGTTGGGCGCCGAGGATCACCTGCTGCTGGGCGTGGACCTCAAGCCCGGACCCGGGAAGACGGTCGCCGAGCTCGAAGCGGCGTACGACGACGCCCAGGGCGTCACGGCCGCGTTCAACCTCAACGTCCTCCACGTCCTGAACCGGCGCTTCGACGGAGACTTCGACGCGGCGCGCTTCGCGCACCTCGCGCTCTACGACGAGGCGCACGAGCGCGTGGAGATGCATCTGGTGGCCCAGGAGGCCCACACCGTGCGGATCGCCGGACAGGACGTACGCTTCGAGGCGGGGGAGCGGCTCCGCACCGAGATCTCGTGCAAGTACGACCGGGCGGGTATCACCGCGCTGTTCGCCCGCGCGGGGTTGGACCTGGTCCAGTGGACCACCGATGCGCACGGTCGGTTCGGCCTGGCGCTGGCCGCGCCGGCGGATTGACGTGGAGACCGACCGCCACGCGTTGAGGGCGGACATCGCCCGGCGTCTGTTCCGCACCGACGCGGGGGTCGCGCTACCCGACCGGATGGGCCTCGAACTCGAGCTGCTTCCCGTGGAGCGGGAGACCGGGCGCGTCGTACCGCTCGAGGGCGAGGACGGAACGAAGAGGCTCCTGGCCCAGGTCGGGTTGACCTTCAATTGGACCGTGGATCCGCTGGGCATCCACCACGCGC harbors:
- a CDS encoding carboxypeptidase-like regulatory domain-containing protein, with translation MRSKRAWRLLGVLFVFGTGGAPLAAQSISGGAVEGRIIDALGDPIFDAEVTLIAQSSGAQYRTVSSRGGDVLISALPPGDYDVRAEAIGYRPRLVRGVPVRPGSPSRFTVLLEPEAPPVTRVDTVAFAGGAAGWIRPGTGRWLSRFELNDLPDHGRTLADLTRFSSRFSDDLQGEGLPTRFTRFYVDGVPVEGARLPGGSGDPLAALMLPRSAFTGAEIISGDPDVEWVDWGGTIVSGLTRAGGDRGEAEAFGDYTGGPLWTSSAFEGDVPSSRSIRGGGVVSLPIVPDTTHLVVGVEGWSLETPRPAVLGTPFAGAPAELGQPYLEPFEAVTAFGRLDWTLRGGNRFHIRANAASLLGPDGAGIGTPFAPGAPGATEGQDASVGAGVYAGVGRNLALEARLSLETSTRTGLGSPGLGGADFPATTLATVGLPIGTDPALPSEVVRTAVTLAPTLHYDRGAHQIKGGGRLVVPRYTYTGTTDAAGRFVFGGTDGILSGEGAWFGADGDAATSEFTMLRLVGYIQDRWTVAPGLAVTLGLQSTTEYLPESTWNTSLVWDSLTAMGSDSVSRLSGLGTRFGFEWDVGAQGTTVLRGAAGLSFAPLDPYDVHQLLVGDGRVSVRQAFNGLDTWPDAPSGSNVFTTPRVALLGPSLEMPRTARGSVGLSRTLGAGTAVHLAGVFRRTEHLQRWADLNLALPSGTTDQLGRPIYGTLGKSGALVRSRLTLNRRFPGVERALALNTDGWSLYSAGTVAIDRHSPRTDFFASYTYSQTEDNLVGARLGSVDATLDPGLMSGGDPWAEGRSDFDVPHRFVAGLGLRLPVLAGATVAATYRFRSGDPFTPGFRPGVDPNGDGADRNDPAFGGGPDAAALLSEYTCEAAPSGQPFARNACRGPSQQGLDLRLRVTVFQLGGRAAELTFDALNLIESESGLRDTALHLVDPDASLVRAGTETVIPLLANPDFGTLLVRHDPGRFFRIGLRIGGSR
- a CDS encoding SdrD B-like domain-containing protein, with the translated sequence MTRARWFGMRLAALGVAVAAFACQTPETGDILEVQATGTVQGRVYFDANANRREDATDPSVPDIPVQLSVRGSREPVATQISNAQGQYQFVDLPVGSYWIDVDSTVLGDTLFVLDADTARVDVRPGATPTKGVGLSLAKVSIAEARTLPAGKKVTIEGFALNSRTVFGDSTVHLSDGPNAIRTINVFRAGIQQGDSVRLTGRTGTFMGQPVLDGVTTQILATTGTPQPTVVSTASAANAVGGTRDANHVQVRDAVVVDTVTVQTGDRIVRVNDGSGVLEVVFDEAITFNLPWLLPDSVPARLTGVLVPTGTGAWQMKPRSQADIVR
- a CDS encoding MFS transporter, with product MSEVRGRAAAALLLLAVAELLGMGVWFTASALSRELGVALALDPGAVSWLTALVQLGFVTGTALAAVLNLADVMPARLYFAGSALLAAVANALLVIAPSFESAAASRVATGVFLAGVYPPAMKMAATWFRSARGLAIGTVVGALTLGKALPFLGVGLERFGWQGVVLAASGGSALAGLMVLMLYRDGPYAFERRPFSWRLVGAVARDRGVRLATAGYLGHMWELYAMWTAIALFFADALTGRGISNAGLPSVLAFATLAAGAVGSIVAGLGADRWGRERVAAGAMAASALCALSVGWLERAPLWVLVPLTLVWGLTVVADSAQFSALVTEVAPRHAAGTALTLQTSLGFLLTMVTIQATPWAAQRFGWGPAFSALAIGPLLGIIAMVRLEGMRRRAAAPPVG
- a CDS encoding glycine betaine ABC transporter substrate-binding protein, with the translated sequence MSRLAATALTGLLAAASVPPPVASAQQTPASVTVASKPFAESFVLAEVFAQLLEARGFAVARRPGLGATEIAYAAVTRGDADVYPEYTGTGLLAVLGEPPGGDPARVYGRVASESLRRHGVHWLPPLGFENTYAIAVRPETADSLGLRTLSDLARHAPDLVGGFSPDFLGRPDGLPGLRTAYDLRFAAERSLLQAVKYRALVERGVDVIDGYSTDGLIDRYGLVVLEDDRAFFPPYEASAVVSNRLWSGQPGAVAELTRLSGRLDVERMRAANRRVEVDGESPAQAAAWLLDEIGVLDAREEASASAPPRTSWLAWVGGQRDDIVENTLRHLFLVGTSLLAALAFALPLGLALERAPGLAETVIRATGTLQTLPSIALLAFMIPLLGIGVLPAIVALFLYSIFPIVRNTYTGVTGASPTAVAAARAVGMTPYQTLRHVRLPLAAPVIMAGVRTAAVINVGTATLAAFIGAGGLGDPIVAGLALSDTRLILSGAVPAALLALVVDGALAVLERVVTPPGVRRRAAASPPAGPSR
- a CDS encoding ATP-binding cassette domain-containing protein, translating into MASSVPALRAEHVTHAFGPVRALDDVSLTVERGECVALVGESGSGKTTLLTCFNRLLRPDRGRVWSNGEDVSTLDPHRLRRSIGYVPQEGGLLPHWSVLRNAATVPWLLGRPDAEAAARDALDLVGLPASGFGERFPGELSGGQRQRAAFARALAARPDVLLLDEPFGALDAITRAEQQEAFGALRRRLQVAALLVTHDLREAFLLADRIAVFRAGRIEQEASAPVLAAQPATPYVATLLHSAGLDA
- the egtB gene encoding ergothioneine biosynthesis protein EgtB, whose product is MPQLQEGRPLAAGEIVDLLSEARARTWLLVSTLEPEDLRRQHDPLMSPILWDLGHIGHFEEVWLHEKLGGGSATGDGEGLRGIYNPFENPRASRDRLALPTAAELQTYLGEVRRRVEERLRRADAQGDPELLAEGYVYRLVLQHEYQHNETILQTLKLKQGREWMPPRVRAFPDALERARELEGAMVRIEGGRVDIGTDDRSAAYDNERPCHTVELQPFEMDVAPVSNRAFARFVDAGGYHDASLWSSAGWAWREQEGLEAPRFWVRDGDTWGERRFDRLGPLRADHPVCHVSHHEAAAYARFVDRRLPTEHEWEAAATWDGSAGRARRFPWGDDPPDGLRTNLDALAFDTAPVGAFPEGAAPSGCEQMIGDVWEWTASDFEAYPGFRAFPYREYSEVFFGDEYKVLRGGSWATRPGAIRGTFRNWDYPIRRQIFAGFRCARDVG
- the egtD gene encoding L-histidine N(alpha)-methyltransferase, which encodes MSAERVALLEGLSATPKRVSSKYFYDERGSELFERITELPEYYPTRTERALLETWAPERLPLLRPVRLVELGAGSAEKTELLLDVLVRQARERGSPACYVPVDVSGDFLERTAERLRRRWPDLRVEPLVADITAPLPLEPAREGASLVAFLGSTIGNFHADQAARLLARVRATLGAEDHLLLGVDLKPGPGKTVAELEAAYDDAQGVTAAFNLNVLHVLNRRFDGDFDAARFAHLALYDEAHERVEMHLVAQEAHTVRIAGQDVRFEAGERLRTEISCKYDRAGITALFARAGLDLVQWTTDAHGRFGLALAAPAD